Within the Pseudomonas chlororaphis subsp. aurantiaca genome, the region CGACGCCCTGGGCCTGGACTGGACCTGCGACCTCGGCGAAGCGCGCCGGCGGGTCGGCAGCAAGGTCGCCCTGCAAGGCAACATGGACCCGACCGTGCTCTACGCCAAGCCGGAAGCGATCCGTGCCGAAGTCGGGCGCATCCTCGCCAGCTACGGCAAGGGCAGCGGCCATGTGTTCAACCTCGGCCACGGCATCACCCCGGAAGTCGACCCGGAACACGCCGGCGCCTTCCTGCGCGCGGTACACGAACTGTCGGCGCAGTATCACCAGTGATCGCGACCCGCTAATCAGGCCCGGCATTCGCCGGGCTTTTTTTGGGGCTCTTCACGCAATCCCGGGAAACGGCCTGGCGGATTAAGTTTCAATTCAGCCTGGCTGGTTAATCTGGCGCTATCGAAACCCACATTGGATCACTGCCATGAAAACCCGTTACCTCGTTCTGTTGCTCGCTCCGCTGTTCAGCACCGCCGCCCTGGCTGTCGGCTACACCGGTCCAGGCGCCCAGGCCGTCACCACTGTCGCGGCGGCCAATGACGCCTCGGACGATACGCCGGTGGTGTTGCAGGGCCATGTGGTCAAGAAGCTGAACAACGACGACAAGTACGAATTCAAGGATGCCAGCGGCACCATCACCGTCGAGATCGACGACGAAGACCTGCCGCCAGTGGCGTTCAACGAAAAGACCCAGGTCAGGCTGACCGGTGAGGTCGAGAAGGGGCTGATGAAGCGCGAGATCGACGTCGACCTGGTGGAAATCGTCAAGTAAGCCGATCGACAGCCTCGGCTATCGCCCATGCCGGCGACCGGACCCCGCACATGGATCGCGGGGGGCTGGTCGCCGGCATGTTCGTTTAGCGACTACTGAGTGGCCAGCGGCGGCAGCTTGGCCAGCTTCAGCGCTATCAGCAACGCCACCACCAGCAGGGCGCTGATGAACAGGCCGATGCCGTTCCACCCGGCCATGTGCCAGAACACCCCGCCCGCCGTCCCGGCGATGCTCGACCCGGCGTAATAGCTGAACAGGTACAGCGATGAAGCCTGGCCCTTGGCCTTGAGGGCGCGCCGGCCGATCCAGCTGCTGGCGACCGAATGGGCGCCGAAGAAGCCGAACGTGAAGATCAGCATGCCGATGATCACCACCGGCAACGGGCTGAGCATGGTCAGGGCGAGGCCGGCGAGCATCAGCGAAATGGTGGCCCAGAGCATTTTGCGTCGCCCCAGGCGGTCGGCCAGGGCGCCGATTTTCGCCGAGCTGTAGATCCCCGACAGGTACACCACCGACAGCAGGCCGACGAAGGCCTGATCCATGTGATACGGCTCGGCCAGCAGGCGATAGCCGATGTAGTTGAACAGTGTGACGAACGCGCCCATCAGCACGAAGGCTTCGAGGAACAACAGCGGCAGGCCGGCATCGCGAAAATGCATGGTGAAGCCGTCCAGCAGGCTGCGCGGGTGCAGTGAGCGGGCGCGGAAATTGCGCGATTCGGGGAGGATTTTCCAGAACACCGCCGCCGCGATCAGCGCCAGGCCACCGATCACCAGCATCGCCGTGTGCCAGCTGACGAAGTCGATCAGCACCCCGGTGATCAGGCGGCCGCTCATGCCGCCAATGGCGTTGCCACCGATGTACAGGCCCATGGCCAGGCCGATGTGCTGCGGGTGGATCTCCTCGCTCAGGTAGGTCATCGCCACCGCCGCCAGGCCGCTCAGGGACAGCCCCACCAGCGCGCGCATCAGCAGCACGCCGTGCCAGCTCGGCATCATGGCGCTGGCAATGGTGCACAGCGCGGCGGCGAACAAGGCGGCCACCATCACCGGCTTGCGGCCGATGCGGTCGGAAATCGGCCCGGTGACCAGCAGACCGATGGCCAGCAGGCCGGTGGCGACCGAGAGGATCAGGCTGCTCTGCGCCGCGTTGATGGAAAATTCCCGGGACAGCAGTGGCATCATCGGTTGCACGCAGTAGAGCAGGGCGAAGGTGGCGAAACCGCCGGAGAACAGCGCCAGCACCGTGCGCATGAACATCGGCGTGCCTTTTTCGATGTAGGCCTCGTTCAGTTGCGCGACGACCCCATCGAGGGCGGTGGGAGGGAGTTCGTGGGCGAGTGGAGCGACAGCGGTTTTCACGGGGGACCTCGGGGGAGCGCGGCCGGACAGGCAATGGAAAAAAGCATATAGCTGGCTAATGTTTCTTTCCAATATATTGTTCGACATGATTGATATGTTTTTCGACCTAATGAGGCGATCATGGAATTGCGTCACCTGCGTTACTTCATCGCGGTGGCCGAAGAGCTGCATTTCGGCCGCGCCGCCCAGGTCCTGGGCATCTCCCAGCCGCCTTTGAGCCAGCAGATCCAGGTGCTGGAGCAGGAGGTGGGTGCGCGGCTGTTCGAGCGCACCAATCGTCGGGTCGAACTCAGCGAGGCCGGCAGGCTGTTCCTCGATGAAGCACGACAGGTGCTGGCTCAGGTCGACAAGGCGGCGGATGTGGCCCGGCGGGCGCAACGGGGAGAGCTGGGGGAGCTGAAAATCGGTTTCACCTCGTCGGCACCCTTCAACTCGAGTATTCCCCAGGCGATCTTCGCCTTTCGCCAGCGCTTTCCTAACGTGCACCTGAAACTGCGGGAGATGAGCAGCACCCAGGTGGCCGAGGCGCTGCTGGACGAGTCGATCCAGGTCGGCATCATGCGGCCGTTGCCGCTGCCGGACTCCCTGAGCGTGGTGGAGTTGCTGCGCGAACCGCTGGTGGCGGTGCTCGGCTCCAAGCATCCGCTGGTGGCCGGCAGCGAAGCCGGGCTGGCACTGTCGGCCCTGGCCCACGAACCTTTCGTGTTCTTCCCGCGCAGCTACGGCAGCGGCCTGTACGCGCAGTTGCTGACCCTGGCCCGCGATGTCGGCTTCACCCCGCACTTCGCCCAGGAAGCGGGCGAGGCCATGACCATCATCGGCCTGGTGGCGGCGGGGCTGGGTGTCTCGGTGTTGCCGGCGTCCTACCAGCGCATGCGTATCGACGGCGTGGTCTATCGACCGCTGCTCGACCCCGAGGCAGTTTCGGCGGTGTGGCTGGCGCAGCGCACCGACCAGCGCTCGCCAATGGCCAAGGCCTTTGTCGAGCTGCTGACCCGCAAGGCTGAGTTGTGAGTGAAAGGGCGCCGAAAGGCGCTCTTTGTCGTTTCCGGGGGATGGAAACCTGTTGGTACCTTACTGCACCTTCGCCAGATCGCCGCGCAGCGCGACGCCTGCCATCAGGGCGCCCGCGTGGCATTCGTAGGTTTTCGCGTCCTTGCGCTCGTTGCTCTTGTAGAAGCTGGCGATGTCGGTCACGGCATTGGCGCCGACTTTCTTGGCCGCCTGGTGCAGGGTGATCAGCGCCGATTGCAGGACCCATTCGCAGGCCACTTCGTCGCTTTTGTTGAAGGCGTTGGTCTTCTTGTTGGTGACCGCGCCCGCGCTGATCACCGTGACCTTGCCGGCGGGCTTGTTGCCGGCCAGGTAGAACTTCACGCTGCCGTCGATCTTGCCGGTGCTGATGGCTTCGGCGACCACCTTGTCGAACGGCAGGTACAGCGCGGTATCACGGGCCTGGCTGACGCCGGGCAGGGTGCAGAACAGCAGGGTGGCGGCAGCGGCCAGGGTCTTCAATTGCATGGTGGTCTCCTTGACGTAGAAAGCGGGTGGCAGCTGGCGCTCAATTAGGCGCGGCAATCGCCTGGGCCGAGCTGGACAGCTGTTGCGCGGTCCGTTCGTTCTGGTTGTCCTTCAGCTCGCGCAGGATGCCCTTGTCCAGCAGGCGCACCCAGCGGATGTAGTTCTTGTGGATCTTGCCGTCCGCGTAGCCCATGCCGCGGCTGTCGCGGTAGAGGATCTTGTAGTGGGTCGGCGCGTACTGGATGTCGATTTCCACGTGGTATTGCTCGCGCACGGTGATCTCGGCCTGGATCAGCTCCGGGCTGATGCGTTGCACGGTCCACTTGCGGGCGACCAGGTTTTTCAGGATCGCCTGTTTCATTTCCTCATGGTCGGCCTTGAGGGTGGCGGGCAGGACCCGGTCAGGGGTGTACATGCGCTTGCTGGTGCACGAGACACAGGTCAGCAGGGCCAGCACGATCAGGCATGCGCGAAGCAGGGAGGGCATTCCATTTTCTCCAGGGGGTAACGTCATTGAGGCCAGCGGCGGAAGATCAGCGAAGTGTTGACGCCGCCAAAGGCAAAGTTGTTGTTCATCACGTATTCGCAGCTCATCTGCCGGAATTCGCCGCGCAGGTAATCCAGTTCGCCGCAGCGCGGGTCCACCGTATCGAGGTTGAGGGTGTGCACGTAGAGGTCGCGGTTGAGCATCTCGATGCTGAACCAGGACTCCAGCGCGCCACAGGCCCCCAGGGTGTGGCCGAGGAAACTCTTCTGCGAACTGATGGGCATCCGGCTGCCGAACAGGCTGCTGGTGGCCAGTGTTTCGGCAATGTCGCCCTGTTCTGTAGCGGTGCCGTGGCCATTGACGTAACCGATGGCCGAAGGCTCGAGGCCGGCGTCTTCCAGGGCCAGCTCCATGGCCCGGCGCATGGTGGCCTGCTCCGGACGGGTGGTGTGCTGGCCGTCGGCGTTGCTGCCGAAACCGACGATCTCGGCATGGATATGCGCGCCACGGGCCAGGGCGTGTTCCAGCTCTTCGAGCACCAGCATGCCGCCGCCCTCGCCGATCACCAGGCCGTCGCGGTCGCTGTCGTAGGGCCGCGGGCTGGTGTGCGGGGCATCGTTTTTCAGGCTGGTGGCGTAGAGCGCGTCGAACACCATGGCTTCGGTCGGGCACAGCTCTTCGGCGCCGCCGGCGAGCATCAGCGGCAGGCGGCCGAACTTGATCGCCTCGTAGGCGTAGCCGATGCCCTGGCTGCCGCTGGTGCAGGCGCTGGACGTCGGGATCAGCCGCCCGGTGAGGCCGAAGAAGATGCTGATATTGGCTGCGGTGGTGTGCGGCATCATGCGCACGTAGGAGTTGGCGTTGAGGCCTTCGGCGACCGAGTTCAGCAGCATGTTGCCGAACGCCTTGATCTCGTCGGTGCTGCCGGTGGACGAGCCGCAGGCCACGCCCATGCGCCCGTCCTTGATCGACTCGTCACCCAGAAGGCCGGCATCGGCCAGGGCCTGCTCGGCAGCCCCCACCGCGAGCCGCGACACCCGGCCCATGCTGCGCAGCTGCTTGCGGGTCCAGTGGTCCGGTACCTTGAAGTCGTCCACGGGGCCGGCCAGGCGGGTATTGAGTTCGCTGAAGCGATCCCATTCGTCCATCCGGCGAATGCCGCTGCGGTTAGCGCCGAAATTGGCGGCGATGGTGTCCCAGTCGCTGCCCAGCGAAGTGATGCCGGCCATGCCGGTGACGACCACACGTTTCATCAGACCAGGCCTCCGTTGACCGCCAGCACCTGGCGGGTGATGTAGGCGGCCTCGGCGGACATCAGGAAGTTCACCGCGCCGGCGACTTCCTCCGGGGTGCCCATGCGCTGGGCCGGGATCATCTTCAGCAGCTCGTCCACCGGCACGTTCTCGTCGAGCATGGCGGTGTCGATCAGGCCTGGCGCCACGCAGTTGACGGTGATCTTGCGTTTGCCCAACTCGATGGCCAGGGCCTTGGCGGCGCCGATCAGGCCGGCCTTGGACGCGCTGTAGTTGACCTGGCCACGGTTGCCGACCTGCCCGGACACCGAGGCGATGCAGACGATACGCCCGGCGGCACGGCGCCGGATCATCGGCATCATCACCGGGTGCAGGACGTTGTAGAAACCGTCGAGGTTGGTGCGCAGCACGGTGTCCCAGTCGTCTTCGCTCAGGGCCGGGAAGGCGCCGTCGCGGGTCAGGCCGGCGTTGAGCACCACGCCGTAGTAGGCGCCGTGGGCCTCCACGTCGGCTTCGAGAACGGCCTTGCAGCTGGCGCGGTCGGTCACATCGAATTGCAGGATGCGTGCCTGGCGCCCCAGGGCCTCGATTTCGGCCTGCACGGCTTCGGCTTCGCTGCGACCGCTGCGGCAATGCAGGATCAGGTCATAGCCGCCCTGGGCCAGGCGCAGGGCAATGGCGCGGCCGATACCACGGCTGGAGCCGGTAACCAGTATGGATTCAGTCATGGCTGGACTCCTGTTGATAAAATGGGGGATTCGTTCAGGTAGCTGTCCGCCTGGGGCGGACAGAACACGTTGAGGCGGGCGACGGCCTGAATGCCGGGGGCACTCAGGTGGCATTCGAATACGCCCATGCCGTTGTCGTCTTGCAGGGAGCGCAAGGCGTGAATCTGCAGTTCGCTGCCGGCCGGGAAGTGTTCCACATTGCATTCGAACTTGCGGGTGCCGAGCAGGAACCCCAGCTCGACGGCCTGGCCTTTCTGGCGCGCATGGCAACCGGCGTAGGCGGCGATGCTCTGGGCCATTATTTCGATGCCGACCCAGGCCGGCAGGCTACCGTCGGCACGGTTGAACAGGCCACCGGGACGGACGGTGAGGCGGGTGTGGATCTGCTCTTCATCGAACGCCAGGACCTGATCGATCAGGATCATGTCGCCCGCGTGGGGCAGCAGTTCGGCGAGCGGCCAGTCAATCATGGGGCGTCTCCGATAATCAGGCTGACGTTGTTGCCGCCGAAGGCAAAGGAGTTGCTCATCAGGCAGCGCGGAGCGGTCTGCTCCAGACGTGTGGTGGCGGTGACCCAGTGCAGCGGTGGCAGTTGCGGGTCGGCCTGGGCGTCCCAGACATGGGGCGGCAGGGCGTGCGCGCTGTTCGCGGCGGACAGGCTCAGCCAGCAGAACGCCGCTTCCAGGGCACCGGCGGCGCCCAGGGTATGGCCGCTCATGGGCTTGGTCGACGAGCAGGGCACGCCGGCCGGGAACAACTGGTCGACCGCCAGGCTTTCCATGGCGTCGTTGTGCTGGGTGGCCGTGCCGTGCAGGTTCAGGTAGCCGATCTGTCCGGCTTGCAGGCCGGCGTTGTGCAAGGCCTTCTGCATGGCTTGCAGGGCGCCGCGCCCGCTGGGTTCGGGCGCGGAAATATGGTGCGCGTCGGAGCTGGCGCCGGCGCCGAGCAAGGCGATCGGTTGCGCTCCGAGGGTTTCCTTGCTCATCAGGAACAGCACGGCGGCTTCGCCGATATTGATGCCATCGCGGTTGACCGAGAACGGATTGCAGCGCTGGTCGGACACCGCTTCCAGGGCCGAGAAACCGTTGAGGGTCAGCTTGCACAGGCTGTCGACGCCGCCGCACAGCACCGCGTCGCACAGGCCCAGGTCGAGCAGGCGGCGGGCGCTCATCAGCGCGCGGGCGCTGGAGGTACAGGCGGTGGAAATCACGTAGGCCGGGCCGCTGAGGTCGAGCCAGTCGGCGAGAAAATTCGCCGACGCGCCGAGTTCCTGCTGCCGGTAGTCGTAGTCGACCGGGAAGTGCCGGTCGCGCAGGTAGTGGGCGATGCCGCGGCTGGCTTCGTCGATGCCCGAGGTGCTGGTGCCGAGGACGATGCCGATGCGGTTGTGGCCGTAGCGGGCGATGGCCTGGTCGATGTCGCCACGGATCTGCAGGGCGGCCTCCAGCAGCAGCTGGTTGTTGCGGCTGCTCTGCTGCCCCAGCTCAGGCGGAATGCTCGCCAGCGGCCCCTGGACGGCGGCCACCGGCACGCTGCGCTCCGGCACCCAGCCGGCTTCGGCGCGCATGCCGGAGCAGTCGCCGGCAAACAGGCTGCGGGCCACTTGCTGCTTGTCGCGCCCAAGGGCACAGATCACCCCGAGGGCATTCAGGTAGGCCGTCATGAGGCGTTCTCGGCGGTCAGCGGGCTGATGTGGTAGTACAAGCCCTGGGGCAGCTCCAGGCGGAAATCCAGGGCCTGGCGATAACGGACCTGCCAGTGCGGGGCGAGGTCACGCTGCGCGCCGTGCTGCCGGGCGGCTGGATAATTATCTCGCAGTTCGCCCGCGGGCGTCAGGGCGAACAGCAGGGCGGCGAACAGTTCGCGGGCCTCCGGGTTCGGCGGCAGCAGGCCATCGGCCTGCCAGCGACCGTCGATCAGTTGCTGGCGCGCCAG harbors:
- a CDS encoding excinuclease, producing the protein MQLKTLAAAATLLFCTLPGVSQARDTALYLPFDKVVAEAISTGKIDGSVKFYLAGNKPAGKVTVISAGAVTNKKTNAFNKSDEVACEWVLQSALITLHQAAKKVGANAVTDIASFYKSNERKDAKTYECHAGALMAGVALRGDLAKVQ
- a CDS encoding beta-ketoacyl-[acyl-carrier-protein] synthase family protein — its product is MTAYLNALGVICALGRDKQQVARSLFAGDCSGMRAEAGWVPERSVPVAAVQGPLASIPPELGQQSSRNNQLLLEAALQIRGDIDQAIARYGHNRIGIVLGTSTSGIDEASRGIAHYLRDRHFPVDYDYRQQELGASANFLADWLDLSGPAYVISTACTSSARALMSARRLLDLGLCDAVLCGGVDSLCKLTLNGFSALEAVSDQRCNPFSVNRDGINIGEAAVLFLMSKETLGAQPIALLGAGASSDAHHISAPEPSGRGALQAMQKALHNAGLQAGQIGYLNLHGTATQHNDAMESLAVDQLFPAGVPCSSTKPMSGHTLGAAGALEAAFCWLSLSAANSAHALPPHVWDAQADPQLPPLHWVTATTRLEQTAPRCLMSNSFAFGGNNVSLIIGDAP
- a CDS encoding ApeP family dehydratase, which gives rise to MIDWPLAELLPHAGDMILIDQVLAFDEEQIHTRLTVRPGGLFNRADGSLPAWVGIEIMAQSIAAYAGCHARQKGQAVELGFLLGTRKFECNVEHFPAGSELQIHALRSLQDDNGMGVFECHLSAPGIQAVARLNVFCPPQADSYLNESPILSTGVQP
- a CDS encoding MFS transporter, whose protein sequence is MKTAVAPLAHELPPTALDGVVAQLNEAYIEKGTPMFMRTVLALFSGGFATFALLYCVQPMMPLLSREFSINAAQSSLILSVATGLLAIGLLVTGPISDRIGRKPVMVAALFAAALCTIASAMMPSWHGVLLMRALVGLSLSGLAAVAMTYLSEEIHPQHIGLAMGLYIGGNAIGGMSGRLITGVLIDFVSWHTAMLVIGGLALIAAAVFWKILPESRNFRARSLHPRSLLDGFTMHFRDAGLPLLFLEAFVLMGAFVTLFNYIGYRLLAEPYHMDQAFVGLLSVVYLSGIYSSAKIGALADRLGRRKMLWATISLMLAGLALTMLSPLPVVIIGMLIFTFGFFGAHSVASSWIGRRALKAKGQASSLYLFSYYAGSSIAGTAGGVFWHMAGWNGIGLFISALLVVALLIALKLAKLPPLATQ
- the fabG gene encoding 3-oxoacyl-ACP reductase FabG, whose product is MTESILVTGSSRGIGRAIALRLAQGGYDLILHCRSGRSEAEAVQAEIEALGRQARILQFDVTDRASCKAVLEADVEAHGAYYGVVLNAGLTRDGAFPALSEDDWDTVLRTNLDGFYNVLHPVMMPMIRRRAAGRIVCIASVSGQVGNRGQVNYSASKAGLIGAAKALAIELGKRKITVNCVAPGLIDTAMLDENVPVDELLKMIPAQRMGTPEEVAGAVNFLMSAEAAYITRQVLAVNGGLV
- a CDS encoding YgiW/YdeI family stress tolerance OB fold protein yields the protein MKTRYLVLLLAPLFSTAALAVGYTGPGAQAVTTVAAANDASDDTPVVLQGHVVKKLNNDDKYEFKDASGTITVEIDDEDLPPVAFNEKTQVRLTGEVEKGLMKREIDVDLVEIVK
- a CDS encoding DUF3261 domain-containing protein, whose translation is MIRALLVGCLLLLSACASLPPLPEKTPSLALPLQLHVERQQAGQRQDWLLVIQAEGPGIRWSLLDPLGIPLARQQLIDGRWQADGLLPPNPEARELFAALLFALTPAGELRDNYPAARQHGAQRDLAPHWQVRYRQALDFRLELPQGLYYHISPLTAENAS
- a CDS encoding beta-ketoacyl-ACP synthase; translated protein: MKRVVVTGMAGITSLGSDWDTIAANFGANRSGIRRMDEWDRFSELNTRLAGPVDDFKVPDHWTRKQLRSMGRVSRLAVGAAEQALADAGLLGDESIKDGRMGVACGSSTGSTDEIKAFGNMLLNSVAEGLNANSYVRMMPHTTAANISIFFGLTGRLIPTSSACTSGSQGIGYAYEAIKFGRLPLMLAGGAEELCPTEAMVFDALYATSLKNDAPHTSPRPYDSDRDGLVIGEGGGMLVLEELEHALARGAHIHAEIVGFGSNADGQHTTRPEQATMRRAMELALEDAGLEPSAIGYVNGHGTATEQGDIAETLATSSLFGSRMPISSQKSFLGHTLGACGALESWFSIEMLNRDLYVHTLNLDTVDPRCGELDYLRGEFRQMSCEYVMNNNFAFGGVNTSLIFRRWPQ
- a CDS encoding LysR family transcriptional regulator — encoded protein: MELRHLRYFIAVAEELHFGRAAQVLGISQPPLSQQIQVLEQEVGARLFERTNRRVELSEAGRLFLDEARQVLAQVDKAADVARRAQRGELGELKIGFTSSAPFNSSIPQAIFAFRQRFPNVHLKLREMSSTQVAEALLDESIQVGIMRPLPLPDSLSVVELLREPLVAVLGSKHPLVAGSEAGLALSALAHEPFVFFPRSYGSGLYAQLLTLARDVGFTPHFAQEAGEAMTIIGLVAAGLGVSVLPASYQRMRIDGVVYRPLLDPEAVSAVWLAQRTDQRSPMAKAFVELLTRKAEL